A region from the Desulfoglaeba alkanexedens ALDC genome encodes:
- the treY gene encoding malto-oligosyltrehalose synthase produces the protein MTPPTPLDLLAEACGIESRYHDIWGHPHEVSRETQLAILSAMGLDISDDAEAEAALAALETAAWKRVLEPVQVVVEGSRPVVSLNVTQRAADTTWRWNVREESGPEHHGTLLPRDLEAVDRRSLEDDTVVRYRFEVPVSLPSGYHDLFVAPETEEAPPPASLRLIVAPETCYTPPRLEGDGRTWGPAVQLYAVRSRRNWGIGDFTDLNGLVEFCAAAGAGILGVNPLNVLFPQNPHHVSPYSPSSRLFLNLWYLDIEAIPDFAECGEARTAVFEPSFQARLSQLRMEDFVNYKEIIGIKQQVLELLWHSFRVNHLERETDRGRAFRGFQSHRGETLRRYGVFEALQEHFRSQDPSIWGWPVWPAAYRDPSSEAVRAFAESRSDRVAFHQYVVWQAEEQLAAVGRRSMECGLAVGLYQDLPVGVDAAGFDTWADPEVYALGARAGAPPDDFNLMGQDWGLPPYIPHRLKNARYEPFIAVLRSNMRYSGAIRIDHVMGLMRLFWVPPGKKPVDGTYVRYPFQDLLSILALESRRNRCLVIGEDLGTVPDEVRAALRERGVYAYKLFYFEKDDSGTFRSPEDYPVQALAAVTTHDLPTLPGFWQARDIDVRTELGLFPTDTLREQQIVSRAQDRARLLLALEREGLLPEGTGVQPVSVPEMTPELVQSVYHYLARTRSKLVMVQLEDLLGQLDQVNLPGTVDTYPNWRRKLPVDLESLADHDTVKKTIAALRKERPPRGKPRLFRKGAPGEEEGVATAPPPALIPLATYRLQFHKDFGFARAAELVPYLRDLGISHVYASPFLMARPGSRHGYDIIDHGRINPELGSAADFDRFVETLHQHDMGLILDLVPNHMGIGSDNRWWMDVLENGEASPFRSFFDITWRPLKEKLRGKVLLPILEDRYGAVLEGGLLQVVFDAHKGEFRLHYHEHSFPLDPGSYGDILDWDMGRLEAWMGADNPRFREFQTLCNTFRNLPRFDPNDPESSRSRLRDKENGKWQLARLCNESPEIRRYVQENVIVLNGETGNPGSFDLLHRLLEAQFFRLAYWRVASDEINYRRFFDVNDLACLRTEDPQVFEDTHQLVLDLVAEGKIHGLRIDHPDGLYDPEQYFRRLQDAAGGPSFAARRGKAGEAEAVEEPAIYMVAEKILVGEERLRRTWAVHGTTGYEFSNLASGLSVASWNRRAMDRIYTWFLARRTDYRELLYDCKKLIMKTALASELNVLAHELDKISESNRHFRDFTLTNLREALTEVVACFPIYRTYVTRDGAADEDRASVARAVAEARRRSRAEDLSVFDYVQAVLTQAFTEPGIRDDDRADPSHVDPGGLDRETGTAGPKPTAAPTFKEAARRFTMKFQQYTAPVMAKGMEDTSFYIYNRLLSLNEVGGEPERFGCSVAEFHRQNVERLEQWPHAMLNTSTHDSKRSEDVRARINVLTEIPDRWREGLRAWSRMNRSLRTRIGGITAPDRNDEYALYQTLVGSLPLDAREPAVLENYRTRVEAASIKAVREAKVHSSWINPHPEYEAAVKRFLQGILQNADANPFLQDFLPFADRIARFGMLNSASQTLLKLTVPGVPDIYQGNETWRYCLVDPDNRRPVNFDLRRSLLDRVQALNSEPEADRAQRAADLVRNMDDGGLKLYVTWKTLQLRRRDPDLFQTGSYEPLAVKGPWRDHACAFARRKGRRTLVVVAPRLFATLLGFDRDPRTWNAGIWENTSVEWPKDLRGASFRNVFTARLVSGDPDGPGLPLATILEHFPVAVLESI, from the coding sequence ATGACACCACCGACTCCATTGGATCTGCTGGCCGAAGCCTGCGGCATCGAAAGCCGCTACCACGACATTTGGGGCCACCCTCACGAGGTATCCCGTGAAACGCAGCTCGCCATTTTGTCCGCCATGGGCCTCGATATTTCGGACGATGCTGAAGCGGAAGCCGCCTTGGCCGCCCTCGAAACGGCCGCCTGGAAGCGCGTGCTGGAACCGGTGCAGGTGGTCGTTGAAGGGTCACGGCCCGTAGTTTCCCTCAATGTTACGCAACGCGCCGCCGACACCACATGGCGTTGGAACGTGCGAGAAGAGTCGGGCCCGGAGCATCACGGCACATTGCTTCCCCGGGACCTGGAAGCGGTGGACCGCCGGTCACTGGAGGATGATACCGTCGTCCGCTACCGTTTCGAAGTGCCGGTATCCCTTCCGTCCGGTTACCACGATCTCTTCGTAGCGCCAGAAACGGAAGAGGCACCGCCCCCGGCTTCCCTCCGGCTCATCGTAGCCCCCGAAACCTGCTACACGCCGCCGCGGCTCGAAGGTGATGGGCGGACCTGGGGTCCCGCGGTGCAACTCTACGCCGTGAGGTCGCGCAGGAACTGGGGCATCGGCGATTTCACGGACCTCAACGGCCTAGTGGAATTCTGCGCCGCGGCGGGAGCGGGCATCCTGGGCGTCAATCCTCTGAACGTTCTATTTCCTCAGAACCCTCACCATGTAAGCCCTTACAGCCCGTCGAGTCGCCTGTTTCTCAACCTGTGGTACCTGGACATCGAGGCGATCCCCGATTTCGCCGAATGCGGCGAAGCGAGAACGGCGGTCTTCGAGCCTTCTTTTCAGGCGCGGCTGTCTCAGCTGCGCATGGAAGATTTCGTCAATTACAAGGAAATCATTGGGATCAAGCAACAGGTGCTGGAACTGCTCTGGCACTCCTTTCGGGTAAACCACCTGGAAAGGGAAACAGATCGGGGACGGGCGTTCCGCGGCTTCCAGTCGCACCGAGGCGAGACGCTCCGGCGCTACGGCGTCTTCGAAGCGCTCCAAGAACATTTCCGGTCCCAAGACCCTTCGATCTGGGGCTGGCCCGTCTGGCCCGCCGCATACAGGGATCCTTCCAGCGAGGCGGTGCGGGCCTTTGCCGAATCCCGTTCCGACCGGGTGGCGTTTCACCAGTACGTAGTCTGGCAGGCCGAAGAACAGCTGGCCGCCGTGGGACGCCGATCCATGGAATGCGGGCTTGCGGTCGGGCTGTACCAGGACCTCCCCGTGGGCGTCGATGCGGCGGGTTTCGACACGTGGGCCGATCCGGAAGTCTACGCTCTCGGAGCCCGGGCCGGCGCTCCCCCCGACGACTTCAACCTCATGGGCCAGGATTGGGGTCTCCCCCCCTACATTCCTCATCGCCTGAAAAACGCCCGCTACGAACCCTTCATCGCCGTGCTCCGATCCAACATGCGCTATAGCGGAGCAATCAGGATCGACCACGTGATGGGACTCATGCGGCTCTTCTGGGTACCCCCGGGGAAAAAGCCCGTGGATGGAACCTACGTCCGCTACCCGTTCCAGGACCTCCTGAGCATTCTTGCCCTGGAAAGCCGGCGGAACCGCTGTCTCGTCATCGGTGAAGACCTGGGAACCGTCCCGGACGAAGTGCGGGCCGCTCTGCGGGAACGCGGCGTCTACGCCTACAAGCTGTTCTATTTCGAAAAGGACGACTCCGGAACCTTCAGGTCCCCGGAAGACTATCCCGTTCAGGCCCTTGCGGCTGTGACTACCCACGATCTGCCGACTCTTCCCGGTTTCTGGCAGGCTCGGGACATCGACGTCCGGACCGAGCTGGGCCTCTTTCCCACGGACACCCTGCGGGAACAGCAAATCGTGAGCCGCGCTCAAGATCGCGCGCGCCTGCTTCTCGCCCTGGAACGCGAGGGACTCCTCCCGGAGGGCACCGGCGTCCAACCGGTTTCCGTCCCCGAAATGACCCCGGAACTGGTCCAAAGCGTCTATCACTATCTCGCCCGCACGCGGTCGAAACTCGTCATGGTCCAGTTGGAGGACCTCCTGGGCCAGCTCGACCAGGTGAATCTACCCGGTACCGTGGACACGTACCCCAACTGGAGGCGCAAGCTTCCGGTGGACCTGGAAAGCCTCGCCGATCACGACACGGTGAAGAAGACCATCGCAGCGCTTCGAAAGGAGCGGCCGCCTCGGGGGAAACCGCGGCTTTTCCGGAAGGGGGCCCCGGGAGAAGAAGAAGGCGTCGCGACCGCCCCGCCGCCGGCTCTCATCCCGCTCGCCACCTACCGGCTTCAGTTCCACAAGGATTTCGGCTTCGCCCGGGCGGCCGAACTGGTGCCCTATCTTCGGGATCTGGGGATCAGCCACGTCTACGCGTCCCCCTTCCTCATGGCTCGACCCGGAAGCCGCCACGGCTATGACATCATCGACCATGGCCGCATCAACCCGGAACTGGGCTCCGCCGCCGACTTCGACCGCTTCGTCGAAACACTCCACCAACATGACATGGGGCTGATCCTGGACCTGGTTCCCAACCACATGGGCATCGGCTCCGACAACCGCTGGTGGATGGACGTCCTGGAAAACGGCGAAGCGTCGCCTTTCCGGTCTTTTTTCGACATCACGTGGCGGCCGTTGAAGGAAAAGCTTCGCGGCAAGGTGCTGCTGCCCATCCTGGAAGACCGCTACGGCGCCGTTCTGGAAGGCGGACTCCTCCAGGTCGTATTCGATGCGCACAAGGGCGAATTCCGCCTCCACTACCACGAACATAGCTTCCCCCTGGACCCCGGAAGCTACGGCGACATCCTCGACTGGGACATGGGACGGCTCGAGGCATGGATGGGGGCCGACAACCCGCGGTTTCGGGAATTCCAGACCTTGTGCAACACATTCCGCAACCTTCCGCGGTTCGATCCCAACGATCCGGAATCGTCCCGGAGCCGCCTCAGGGACAAGGAAAACGGGAAATGGCAGCTGGCCCGCCTCTGCAACGAAAGCCCCGAAATCCGGCGCTACGTACAGGAAAACGTCATCGTGCTGAACGGCGAAACCGGAAACCCCGGGAGCTTCGACCTGCTGCACCGCTTGCTGGAAGCCCAGTTTTTCCGGCTGGCCTACTGGCGGGTGGCTTCGGACGAAATCAACTACCGGCGGTTCTTCGACGTGAACGATCTGGCTTGCCTCCGCACGGAAGACCCGCAGGTCTTCGAAGACACCCATCAGCTGGTGCTCGACCTGGTGGCGGAAGGAAAAATCCACGGGCTGCGGATCGACCATCCGGACGGGCTTTATGATCCCGAACAGTACTTCCGGCGCCTGCAGGACGCCGCGGGCGGGCCGTCCTTCGCCGCACGCCGGGGAAAAGCAGGCGAAGCAGAGGCCGTCGAAGAACCGGCGATCTACATGGTGGCGGAAAAGATCCTGGTGGGGGAAGAACGGCTGCGTCGCACCTGGGCCGTTCATGGGACCACGGGCTACGAATTTTCGAACCTCGCAAGCGGTCTTTCCGTAGCATCATGGAACCGTAGAGCGATGGACCGCATCTACACCTGGTTCCTGGCCCGGCGGACCGACTACCGTGAACTCCTCTACGACTGCAAAAAACTCATCATGAAAACCGCCCTGGCAAGCGAACTCAACGTCCTCGCCCACGAGCTGGACAAAATCTCCGAATCCAACCGTCACTTCCGCGACTTCACCCTCACCAACCTGCGTGAGGCGCTGACGGAAGTTGTCGCCTGTTTTCCCATTTACCGCACCTACGTGACGCGCGACGGAGCGGCTGACGAAGACCGGGCCTCCGTGGCGCGGGCCGTAGCGGAAGCGCGAAGACGGAGCCGAGCCGAAGACCTGAGTGTGTTCGACTACGTGCAGGCCGTGCTCACCCAGGCATTCACCGAACCCGGAATCCGGGACGACGACCGCGCAGACCCCTCCCACGTGGATCCGGGCGGCCTGGACCGCGAAACGGGAACAGCGGGACCGAAACCCACCGCTGCGCCGACCTTCAAGGAAGCGGCCCGCCGGTTCACCATGAAGTTCCAGCAATACACGGCCCCGGTTATGGCCAAGGGAATGGAGGACACCAGCTTTTACATTTACAACCGGCTGCTTTCCCTGAACGAAGTGGGAGGCGAACCGGAGCGATTCGGGTGTTCCGTTGCGGAATTCCATCGACAAAACGTGGAGCGGCTGGAGCAATGGCCCCACGCCATGCTGAACACCTCCACCCACGACAGCAAGCGCAGCGAAGACGTCCGCGCCCGGATCAACGTTCTCACGGAAATCCCGGACCGGTGGCGGGAAGGACTTCGAGCCTGGAGCCGCATGAATCGCTCCTTGAGGACACGGATCGGAGGAATCACGGCCCCGGATCGAAACGACGAGTACGCCCTGTACCAGACGCTCGTGGGAAGCCTGCCGCTCGATGCGCGCGAACCCGCCGTTCTGGAAAACTACCGGACCCGGGTCGAAGCCGCCTCCATCAAGGCCGTCCGCGAAGCCAAGGTCCACAGCAGCTGGATCAACCCTCATCCCGAATACGAAGCCGCCGTCAAGCGTTTCCTGCAGGGCATCCTGCAAAACGCCGACGCAAACCCCTTCCTGCAGGATTTTCTTCCTTTCGCCGACCGTATCGCGCGCTTCGGCATGCTGAACAGCGCCTCCCAGACGCTCCTCAAGCTCACCGTCCCCGGCGTTCCAGACATTTACCAGGGAAACGAAACCTGGCGCTATTGCCTGGTGGATCCCGACAACCGGCGCCCCGTGAACTTCGATCTACGGAGGAGCCTCCTGGACCGGGTGCAGGCACTGAACAGCGAACCGGAAGCCGACCGGGCGCAACGCGCCGCCGATCTCGTCCGCAACATGGACGACGGCGGCCTCAAGCTCTATGTCACCTGGAAGACGCTCCAGCTCCGCCGGCGGGACCCGGACCTCTTCCAAACCGGTTCCTACGAACCCCTGGCCGTCAAAGGCCCCTGGAGGGACCACGCCTGCGCCTTCGCGCGCCGAAAAGGCCGCCGCACCCTCGTGGTCGTCGCCCCCCGGCTCTTCGCGACACTCCTGGGCTTCGACCGCGATCCCCGAACCTGGAACGCGGGAATCTGGGAAAACACCTCGGTGGAATGGCCGAAGGACCTGCGCGGCGCATCGTTCCGGAACGTCTTCACCGCTCGTCTGGTCTCCGGCGATCCAGACGGCCCTGGACTGCCACTTGCCACAATCCTGGAACATTTCCCCGTGGCCGTCCTCGAATCGATCTGA
- the treZ gene encoding malto-oligosyltrehalose trehalohydrolase: MKHRHSMPFGAEALEGGGVRFRLWAPDARSVELRLEASPQVKAPLSMTAQGDGWYERVLAEAGPGTRYRFRIDADLLVPDPASRHQPEGVHGPSEVIDPEAFEWDDAAWTGRPWNEAVFYELHVGTFTPGGTFRSACHRLDHLAELGVTAVELMPVADFPGRRNWGYDGVLPFAPARAYGRPEDLKHLVQEAHRRGLMVFLDVVYNHFGPEGNYLHTYARSAFFTTRYRTPWGAAVNFDGPGSRTVRDFFIQNALYWLEEFRFDGLRLDAVHAIRDRSRPDFLEELAQAVRNGPGRHRRIHLVLENDDNAARYLQRDPEGRPVHYTAQWNDDIHHACHVLLTGETEGYYADYADEATRHLARCLAEGFAYQGEPSPYRGGRKRGEPSEHLPPEAFVSFLQNHDQVGNRAFGDRLELLAEDRAIRAALAVILLAPAPPLLFMGEEFGCRRPFPFFCDFGPELAASVTRGRRKEFERFPAFRDPGARAGIPDPNAEATFASAVLDWAEAETGGGRSRRDWIRRLLALRRDEIVPLLSLLGGRSGSIVGVSKTALAVRWRGDDGTTLALAANLGPDPAPALAPEATEPRFPDDPDSRPLFTFPEPDPEAPSATVLGAWSVVWWKKPPR; the protein is encoded by the coding sequence ATGAAACATAGACATTCCATGCCCTTCGGGGCGGAAGCGCTTGAAGGCGGAGGCGTCCGGTTCCGGCTGTGGGCCCCCGACGCTCGATCCGTGGAACTCCGCCTCGAAGCCTCGCCGCAAGTGAAGGCCCCCCTGTCCATGACCGCTCAAGGTGACGGATGGTACGAACGGGTTCTCGCGGAAGCCGGCCCCGGAACCCGCTACCGGTTTCGGATCGACGCCGACCTCCTCGTTCCCGACCCTGCATCCCGCCATCAGCCGGAAGGGGTGCACGGCCCCAGCGAAGTGATCGATCCGGAAGCGTTCGAATGGGACGACGCGGCCTGGACCGGGAGACCCTGGAACGAAGCGGTCTTCTACGAACTCCACGTGGGAACCTTCACGCCCGGAGGGACCTTCCGGTCCGCGTGCCACCGGCTGGATCACCTGGCGGAACTCGGCGTGACGGCCGTGGAACTCATGCCGGTGGCGGATTTCCCCGGTCGAAGGAATTGGGGCTACGACGGCGTTCTTCCTTTCGCGCCCGCCCGCGCTTACGGCCGCCCGGAGGACCTGAAACATCTGGTACAGGAAGCTCACCGGCGGGGCCTCATGGTTTTCCTCGACGTGGTCTACAACCACTTCGGCCCGGAAGGAAACTACCTTCACACCTACGCCCGCAGCGCCTTCTTCACCACCCGGTATCGGACCCCGTGGGGGGCGGCCGTCAATTTCGACGGGCCGGGGAGTCGGACCGTACGGGACTTTTTCATCCAGAACGCCCTGTACTGGCTGGAAGAATTCCGCTTCGACGGCCTGAGGTTGGACGCCGTCCACGCCATCCGCGACCGCTCTCGCCCGGACTTCTTGGAAGAACTGGCCCAGGCGGTTAGAAACGGCCCCGGGCGCCATCGCCGCATTCACCTGGTGCTGGAAAACGACGACAACGCGGCCCGGTACCTCCAACGGGACCCCGAGGGGCGGCCCGTCCACTACACCGCGCAATGGAACGACGACATTCACCACGCCTGCCACGTACTCCTGACCGGGGAGACGGAAGGCTACTACGCGGACTACGCCGACGAGGCGACGCGGCACCTGGCTCGTTGCCTCGCCGAAGGCTTCGCCTACCAGGGGGAACCCTCCCCGTACCGCGGCGGACGCAAACGAGGTGAACCCAGTGAACATCTTCCGCCGGAGGCGTTCGTTTCGTTTCTTCAGAATCATGATCAGGTGGGAAACCGCGCCTTCGGTGACCGGCTCGAGCTTCTGGCGGAAGATCGTGCCATCCGAGCGGCGCTGGCGGTGATCCTGCTGGCCCCTGCTCCACCGCTCCTTTTCATGGGCGAAGAATTCGGGTGCCGGCGGCCGTTTCCGTTTTTCTGCGACTTCGGACCGGAACTGGCCGCAAGCGTGACCCGCGGGCGGCGAAAGGAATTCGAGAGGTTTCCCGCGTTCCGCGACCCCGGCGCCCGCGCCGGGATTCCGGACCCCAACGCTGAGGCCACGTTTGCGAGCGCGGTTCTGGACTGGGCGGAAGCGGAGACGGGAGGCGGGCGCAGCCGGCGCGACTGGATCCGCCGCCTGTTGGCTCTCCGGCGAGACGAGATCGTCCCCCTTCTGTCGCTTCTCGGAGGTCGATCGGGATCGATCGTGGGTGTTTCGAAGACCGCCCTGGCCGTCCGCTGGCGGGGAGACGACGGCACCACCCTCGCACTGGCCGCCAACTTGGGACCCGATCCCGCACCGGCGCTCGCCCCTGAGGCGACGGAACCCCGGTTTCCGGACGATCCCGACAGCCGCCCGCTCTTCACTTTTCCGGAACCGGATCCCGAAGCGCCGTCGGCTACGGTCCTCGGCGCCTGGTCGGTGGTATGGTGGAAGAAACCGCCCCGTTGA